Proteins found in one Solitalea lacus genomic segment:
- a CDS encoding IS1634 family transposase: protein MYKIRQIQYAAGSTSVQIYKIENRKRVILRHIGTARSPDELAGLLTLANDYIKTVTKQLFLFNDAQSDNIINIKQTEFIGVYYSFFHELISKLIIYIGFDKLKNNFLLDLVIMRMIEPGSKLRSIGLLEEYFGIKHRRQKYYDSAPQWLDLKTKAENIAVKFAQEHYNFDYNLVFYDVTTLYFETFESDDLRKNGFSKDNKSQQPQILIALMVSKEGLPIGYEVFPGNTFEGHTFIPVIQSFIKKHNVEILTVVADAAMISTENSMALNENGINYIVGARLGNISSDLLAEINGNITRKDGQNIRIKTSNGDLICSYSSLRYRKDKYEMEKQMEKAKYLIDNPSKNKKLKFTKSLGQKMELNQKLIDKTHKLLGIKGYYTNLPESAANNQNIIDRYHELYRIEQAFRISKSDLQTRPIFHYKEEPIKLHLLICFMALIISKNIELKTETSIKSFIHECKKITDARLKNKITGKEITMRANSNSKIITLIEKLNLLT from the coding sequence GTGTATAAAATTAGGCAAATCCAGTACGCAGCAGGATCGACTTCAGTTCAAATTTATAAGATTGAAAATCGTAAAAGAGTTATTTTAAGGCATATAGGCACTGCTCGCTCTCCCGATGAACTTGCAGGTTTACTCACACTTGCTAACGATTATATCAAAACAGTTACTAAGCAACTATTCCTATTCAATGACGCTCAGTCTGACAATATTATAAACATCAAACAGACCGAGTTTATAGGCGTATATTATTCATTCTTTCATGAATTGATCTCCAAGCTGATTATTTACATTGGATTTGATAAGTTGAAAAACAACTTTCTTCTGGATCTGGTAATTATGAGAATGATTGAACCTGGATCAAAACTTCGTTCTATTGGTTTGTTGGAAGAATATTTTGGCATAAAACATCGTAGGCAAAAGTATTATGACTCTGCTCCACAATGGTTGGACCTAAAAACAAAGGCCGAGAACATTGCTGTTAAGTTTGCTCAGGAACACTATAACTTTGACTATAACCTTGTTTTTTATGATGTAACCACACTTTACTTTGAGACCTTTGAGTCAGATGATCTGCGTAAAAATGGGTTTTCTAAAGATAACAAATCACAACAGCCACAGATTCTCATCGCATTGATGGTAAGCAAGGAAGGATTACCTATCGGGTATGAAGTATTTCCAGGCAATACTTTCGAAGGCCATACCTTTATTCCGGTAATACAAAGCTTTATCAAGAAACACAATGTAGAAATCCTTACCGTGGTTGCGGATGCTGCAATGATAAGTACTGAAAACAGTATGGCTTTAAACGAAAATGGCATCAACTATATTGTAGGTGCGCGGTTGGGAAATATATCTAGTGATTTACTGGCTGAAATTAATGGCAACATCACTAGAAAAGATGGACAAAATATCCGGATAAAAACGTCTAACGGGGATCTAATCTGCAGCTATTCATCCTTGCGCTATCGAAAAGATAAATATGAAATGGAGAAACAGATGGAAAAGGCAAAATATTTGATTGATAACCCATCTAAAAACAAGAAGCTCAAGTTTACCAAATCATTAGGACAAAAAATGGAGCTCAACCAGAAGCTTATCGATAAAACCCATAAACTGCTGGGAATTAAAGGTTATTATACGAATCTTCCAGAATCAGCGGCTAATAATCAAAACATCATAGATCGATATCACGAGCTTTACAGGATTGAGCAGGCTTTTAGGATATCTAAAAGCGACTTGCAGACAAGGCCAATATTCCATTATAAGGAGGAGCCGATAAAGCTTCATTTATTAATATGCTTCATGGCTTTGATCATATCGAAAAATATTGAACTAAAAACTGAAACATCTATTAAAAGCTTTATTCACGAATGTAAAAAGATAACGGACGCTCGGTTAAAGAACAAAATTACAGGAAAGGAAATCACGATGAGAGCTAATTCAAACTCCAAAATTATAACACTAATTGAGAAACTAAATTTGCTGACCTAA
- a CDS encoding group II intron maturase-specific domain-containing protein, with translation MLVSLTNYIEQKLYLKVNREKTTVAHVKDVKFLGYGFYFNKNGCKMRTHKKSVEKMKDKIRELTSRSNGWGNERRKESIRQYITGWLNYFQLADMKGLLERIDEWYRRRIRSLIWKQWKSIKTRIRNLIKLGIPKNKAKEYGNTRKSYWRTANSQILSRSITNERLKQSGYLFFTDYYQKLRCVN, from the coding sequence GTGCTTGTCAGCCTTACAAACTATATCGAACAAAAGCTTTATCTGAAAGTAAATAGAGAGAAAACCACAGTTGCACACGTCAAGGATGTTAAGTTCTTGGGGTATGGATTCTATTTCAACAAAAATGGTTGCAAAATGCGCACCCATAAGAAAAGTGTTGAAAAGATGAAAGACAAAATCCGAGAACTGACCTCACGGAGCAACGGATGGGGCAATGAACGCCGAAAGGAATCAATAAGACAGTACATCACAGGCTGGCTTAACTATTTTCAGCTGGCAGACATGAAAGGATTGTTGGAACGCATAGATGAATGGTATCGAAGAAGAATCAGGTCATTGATATGGAAACAATGGAAAAGTATCAAAACCCGAATTAGGAATCTGATAAAACTGGGTATCCCGAAAAACAAGGCAAAGGAATACGGCAACACGAGGAAAAGCTACTGGCGTACAGCTAATAGCCAAATCCTTAGCAGAAGTATCACCAACGAACGTCTTAAGCAATCGGGCTACCTGTTCTTTACTGACTACTATCAAAAATTGCGTTGTGTAAATTAA
- the gpmI gene encoding 2,3-bisphosphoglycerate-independent phosphoglycerate mutase, whose protein sequence is MENSKKIALIILDGWGYGRKDESNAIYKANTPFFDSLINEYPNSKLEASGEAVGLPEGQMGNSEVGHMNLGAGRVVYQELVRINKAVREHEIDQNEVLIEAFDYAKQNNKSVHFIGLVSDGGVHSHINHLKGLLTVAASKQLNNVFVHAFLDGRDTDPKSGLGFMSNLELHIAQTTGKVASAIGRYYAMDRDNRWERVKLAYDVMVKGVGKPVSNIEKAIEDSYAENVTDEFVKPIVKVDANGQPVGTIKNGDVVICFNFRTDRGREITKALTQEDFPEQDMKKLDLFYVTMTNYDETFKNVKVIFNKEDLTMTLGEVLEQAGKNQIRIAETEKYPHVTFFFSGGRETPFENEKRLLCPSPKVATYDLKPEMSAFDIKDAIIPELKSQWVDFICLNFANTDMVGHTGVFSAAIKAAETVDTCLKEVVETGIDNGYSFIIIADHGNADYMINDDGTPNTAHTTNLVPCIVIDKDVKTVKDGKLGDIAPTILKLMHIQKPEEMNGNELV, encoded by the coding sequence GTGGAAAATAGCAAAAAAATCGCCCTTATCATCCTAGACGGATGGGGCTACGGACGCAAAGATGAGTCTAATGCCATCTACAAAGCAAATACTCCCTTTTTTGATTCATTAATTAATGAATATCCAAACTCAAAGTTGGAAGCTTCAGGCGAAGCGGTAGGTTTACCTGAAGGCCAAATGGGTAATTCAGAAGTTGGCCACATGAACCTCGGTGCCGGACGTGTTGTTTATCAAGAACTTGTGCGAATCAACAAAGCAGTTCGCGAGCATGAAATCGATCAAAATGAGGTTCTTATTGAAGCTTTTGACTATGCAAAGCAAAATAATAAAAGTGTTCACTTTATAGGATTGGTTTCTGACGGAGGTGTACACTCTCATATTAACCACTTAAAAGGCTTACTAACGGTTGCTGCCAGCAAGCAATTAAATAATGTATTTGTTCATGCATTTTTAGACGGCAGAGATACCGACCCAAAAAGCGGGTTGGGCTTCATGAGCAATCTTGAACTACATATAGCACAAACTACCGGAAAGGTAGCTTCAGCTATCGGCCGTTATTATGCCATGGACCGCGATAATCGCTGGGAAAGGGTAAAATTAGCCTATGATGTAATGGTAAAAGGTGTTGGCAAACCTGTGTCAAATATTGAAAAAGCCATAGAAGATTCATATGCTGAAAATGTTACTGATGAGTTTGTAAAACCAATTGTTAAAGTTGATGCTAACGGGCAACCAGTTGGCACCATTAAAAATGGCGATGTGGTTATATGTTTTAATTTCCGTACCGACCGTGGTCGTGAAATTACCAAAGCTCTTACTCAGGAGGACTTCCCTGAACAGGACATGAAGAAACTTGACCTATTTTATGTTACCATGACTAATTATGATGAAACGTTCAAAAATGTTAAGGTAATTTTTAATAAGGAAGATTTAACCATGACCTTAGGTGAAGTTTTAGAGCAGGCTGGTAAAAATCAAATACGAATTGCAGAAACCGAAAAATACCCTCATGTTACGTTCTTCTTCTCTGGAGGTCGGGAAACACCTTTTGAAAACGAAAAACGGTTACTGTGTCCTTCACCCAAAGTGGCAACCTACGATTTAAAACCCGAAATGAGTGCGTTTGATATCAAAGATGCAATCATTCCAGAACTAAAAAGTCAATGGGTTGATTTCATTTGTTTAAACTTTGCCAATACAGATATGGTTGGCCATACAGGTGTATTTAGCGCTGCAATTAAAGCCGCAGAAACGGTAGATACTTGTTTAAAAGAGGTTGTAGAAACAGGAATTGATAACGGTTACTCATTTATCATTATAGCTGACCATGGTAATGCAGATTACATGATTAATGATGATGGAACGCCAAACACAGCACATACTACAAACTTGGTTCCGTGCATTGTAATTGATAAAGACGTTAAAACGGTGAAGGATGGCAAATTAGGTGATATTGCACCTACAATCTTAAAACTTATGCACATTCAAAAACCGGAAGAAATGAACGGCAATGAATTGGTATAA
- the nadC gene encoding carboxylating nicotinate-nucleotide diphosphorylase: protein MEKEQVKQFILSALAEDVGDGDHTSLSSIPEGTQGSARLLIKDDGILAGVDLAKEIFATVDAALQLEILLNDGAYVKKGDIALVVTGSVHSILKAERLVLNTMQRMSGIATVTNKVAEELKGTSTKVLDTRKTTPGIRFLEKWAVQIGGGVNHRFGLYDMILIKDNHVDYAGGIKNAIENAHAYLKRTGKNLQIEIETRNLEEVQQVLNTGGVDRIMLDNFSFDNLRKAINLISGKFITEASGGITLENAREYALTGVNYISMGALTHSVKSLDMSLKAI, encoded by the coding sequence TTGGAAAAGGAACAAGTTAAACAGTTTATCCTTAGTGCTTTGGCTGAGGATGTGGGAGATGGCGACCATACATCGCTTTCAAGTATTCCCGAAGGAACCCAGGGATCTGCTCGATTATTGATTAAGGATGATGGGATTCTTGCTGGAGTTGATTTAGCAAAGGAGATTTTTGCTACCGTTGATGCAGCTCTTCAACTTGAAATTTTACTTAATGATGGCGCTTATGTTAAGAAAGGTGATATAGCCTTAGTGGTAACAGGGAGCGTTCATTCAATTTTAAAAGCCGAACGTTTGGTACTTAACACCATGCAACGTATGAGCGGAATTGCTACCGTTACCAATAAAGTTGCAGAAGAATTAAAAGGTACTTCAACAAAGGTTCTGGATACTCGTAAAACAACTCCTGGAATACGTTTTCTTGAAAAATGGGCTGTGCAAATCGGCGGTGGAGTAAATCATCGCTTTGGTTTGTATGATATGATATTGATCAAAGATAACCACGTTGATTATGCCGGAGGAATTAAAAATGCCATAGAAAATGCCCATGCATATTTGAAACGAACAGGCAAGAACCTGCAAATTGAGATTGAAACACGAAATTTGGAAGAAGTACAGCAAGTTTTAAATACTGGCGGTGTTGATAGGATCATGCTTGATAACTTTAGTTTTGATAATTTACGTAAAGCAATTAATTTGATTAGTGGTAAATTCATAACCGAAGCATCTGGTGGAATTACTCTTGAAAATGCACGTGAGTACGCACTTACCGGTGTGAATTACATATCAATGGGTGCCTTAACCCATTCAGTTAAAAGCTTAGACATGAGTCTTAAGGCTATTTAG
- a CDS encoding DUF4783 domain-containing protein, producing MSKILFIVSFIFIAHTKWPHQNDTIEMITKSIEAANTKEIAKYLNSSVILSILEDENVYSKTQSEMILKNFFIKYPPVQVKLKHTGSSPEGMQYAICVYKTSNATYRLFFYMKQSGNSSLINELRVEQEK from the coding sequence GTGAGTAAAATACTTTTTATAGTATCCTTCATCTTTATTGCCCATACTAAATGGCCGCATCAAAATGATACTATAGAAATGATTACAAAATCGATTGAAGCTGCCAATACGAAAGAAATTGCCAAATACCTTAACTCTTCTGTGATTTTGTCCATTCTAGAAGATGAGAATGTGTACAGTAAAACACAGTCGGAAATGATTCTCAAGAATTTCTTTATAAAATATCCCCCTGTTCAAGTAAAATTAAAACATACCGGATCTTCACCTGAAGGAATGCAATATGCCATATGTGTTTATAAAACCTCTAATGCTACCTATCGTCTGTTTTTCTATATGAAGCAAAGTGGTAATTCTAGCCTAATTAACGAGCTAAGAGTTGAGCAGGAAAAATGA